One window from the genome of Cryptomeria japonica chromosome 6, Sugi_1.0, whole genome shotgun sequence encodes:
- the LOC131067981 gene encoding auxin-induced protein PCNT115, translating to MANVGTKKLGQQGLCVSEQGLGCMGMSFLYGPPKPEQEMIDLIHYAVNRGVTLLDTSDMYGPETNEILLGKALKGIREKVQIATKFGITWANGEFGVSGDPAYVRAACEASLKRLDVDYIDLYYQHRVDTTVPIEATMGELKKLVEEGKIKYVGLSEASASTIRRAHAVHPITAVELEWSLWTRDSEAQIIPTCRELGIGIVTYSPLGRGFFASGAKLLESVTDYDYRKGSPRLQGENLEHNQALFQKLSEISSRKGCSPSQLALAWVQHQGNDVVPIPGTTKIKNLNDNIFSVSVHLSADEMKEIEAIFPVDAAAGGRSREEELQMSWMNSETPPYSTLH from the exons ATGGCGAATGTGGGCACGAAAAAGTTGGGGCAGCAGGGACTGTGTGTGTCTGAACAGGGTCTGGGATGTATGGGTATGTCCTTTTTGTACGGCCCTCCCAAACCTGAGCAAGAGATGATTGACCTCATTCACTATGCTGTCAACAGAGGTGTCACTTTACTTGATACTTCAGACATGTATGGACCAGAAACAAATGAAATTCTTCTAGGAAAG GCTCTGAAAGGCATCAGAGAGAAGGTCCAGATTGCCACTAAGTTTGGAATCACTTGGGCTAATGGAGAGTTCGGCGTGAGCGGAGATCCTGCATACGTCAGGGCTGCCTGTGAAGCAAGCCTCAAGAGGCTTGATGTAGACTACATCGATCTTTATTATCAGCACAGGGTGGATACTACTGTACCCATAGAAGCTACT ATGGGTGAACTGAAGAAGCTGGTAGAAGAGGGAAAGATAAAATATGTGGGTCTGTCAGAAGCCTCTGCTTCAACAATCCGTAGAGCCCATGCAGTGCATCCAATCACTGCTGTAGAGCTTGAATGGTCTCTCTGGACTAGGGATTCCGAGGCCCAAATTATTCCTACCTGCAG GGAGTTGGGGATTGGGATTGTTACATACAGCCCTTTAGGGAGGGGTTTCTTTGCCTCAGGAGCAAAACTTCTTGAAAGTGTGACTGATTATGACTACCGTAAG GGGAGTCCAAGGCTTCAAGGTGAGAATCTTGAGCACAACCAAGCTCTATTCCAAAAGCTAAGTGAGATCAGTTCACGAAAAGGGTGCAGCCCAAGCCAGCTTGCTCTTGCATGGGTTCAGCACCAGGGTAATGATGTTGTGCCCATACCCGGAACCACCAAAATTAAGAACCTGAACGATAACATATTCTCGGTCTCTGTACATCTGTctgcagatgagatgaaggaaaTAGAGGCCATTTTCCCTGTAGATGCTGCAGCTGGAGGTCGAAGCAGGGAAGAGGAATTGCAAATGAGCTGGATGAATTCAGAAACACCCCCTTACAGTACTCTCCATTGA